A section of the Leptospira kobayashii genome encodes:
- a CDS encoding leucine-rich repeat domain-containing protein: MFCYQNYFKSTFILICLMAISDCKKETISFEDWIHENKTNKIINLSSKEIGPLPASIAKLETVEELTLQYDSITSIPEELGSLTNIRILNLSGNSFSELPESLVKLQKLEILLLGRTDIAKIPEFLPQLKNLKTLALDETKISLTEEDIEILSRIPNLEILDITLCKKVTKLPGNISKLSHLKELQMGKVQLEKPDVARLRDELPKVYVKL; encoded by the coding sequence ATGTTCTGTTATCAAAATTATTTCAAATCCACTTTCATTCTTATCTGTCTAATGGCAATTTCGGATTGCAAAAAAGAAACGATCTCATTTGAAGATTGGATTCATGAAAACAAAACGAACAAAATCATCAACTTGTCCAGTAAGGAAATCGGACCCTTGCCCGCTTCGATCGCAAAACTGGAGACAGTCGAAGAATTGACTTTGCAATATGATTCAATTACTTCCATTCCCGAAGAATTAGGAAGCCTAACAAATATTAGAATTTTAAATCTGTCGGGCAATTCATTCTCCGAACTTCCCGAATCTTTGGTAAAATTGCAAAAACTGGAAATCCTTCTTTTAGGAAGAACGGATATTGCAAAAATTCCGGAGTTTCTACCTCAATTGAAAAATCTGAAAACTCTGGCTTTGGACGAAACGAAAATCTCCTTAACGGAAGAAGATATAGAGATACTTTCCCGGATTCCCAACTTGGAAATTCTAGACATTACACTTTGCAAAAAGGTAACGAAACTCCCGGGGAATATTTCCAAACTTTCCCATCTGAAAGAATTACAAATGGGAAAAGTCCAATTGGAAAAACCGGATGTGGCCCGACTCAGAGACGAACTCCCGAAAGTTTACGTGAAATTATAA
- the ileS gene encoding isoleucine--tRNA ligase, which produces MAKSESENPYSKTVLLPQTAFPMKADLATREPKQIQTWKTEKTFSKMKEIRKDKPKFVLHDGPPYANGNFHTGHSLNKILKDIIIKSKSMSGFQTDMIPGWDCHGLPIEVQVLKNLGKEARNTSPTELRKKCREYAAEFVGKQGDDLTRFLCFWDENNKYLTMAPEFEAKIVEVFGGLFEKGYIYKGKKPVYWCIDLATAHAEAEIEYQNHTSPSIYVKFPIKGEKDSYCLIWTTTPWTLPANLAICFNENLDYALFDGGEQGKMILAVGLAETVAGKTGVPLTKIKDLSTDDLRNMMFRHPFLDQDSIPLFGNHVTLEAGTGCVHTAPGHGTDDYRVGSLAGLPAYSPVDDYGRYTDEFPLMQGIKIWDANPKIVELLREKGLLLHYSEFQHSYPHSWRSKKPLIFRATPQWFFSIDHDDLRTKSLKAIDSVQWIPDWGITRIRSMVESRPDWCLSRQRNWGVPIPSFTCKSCGATHLTADTIRHFIEIVKKEGIEVWYEKEAAELLPKDTKCEKCGSTELKQDKDILDVWFDSGVSSFAVFGDSIGKEPADLYLEGSDQHRGWFQSSLWPSMGIRGVPPYKSVLTHGYVLDEKGHAMSKSLGNVINPTTDIIQLYGADILRLWVSTQDFRDDVKIGKDSIKIVSETYRKLRNTFRYLLGNTSASATPLKQEELEEIDALYLSKLYNLTEDIKKYYSTYQFHQVYQKLLLFCTVDLSQDYFEIIRDRMYCDAKDSKTRKSSEYALSVILETLAVLSAPILSFTAEEVWKESGKTDSVFFHDFPDLSRFKNDRTETAFVNVFETKEAIQKALEEARQKGKIGKSLEAKISLVPKYPNKNPLSSFTNEQLELTFVVSQVDLKNSSSEEEELAKLGTDLYDIRVLKPKEGECPRCWRHTRDIHKEGDLCKRCEDAVR; this is translated from the coding sequence ATGGCCAAATCTGAATCTGAAAACCCGTATTCCAAAACGGTACTTTTACCACAAACTGCCTTCCCTATGAAGGCGGATCTCGCAACCCGGGAACCGAAACAAATTCAAACTTGGAAAACAGAAAAGACCTTTTCGAAAATGAAAGAGATAAGAAAGGACAAACCGAAATTTGTCCTTCACGATGGCCCGCCATATGCCAACGGAAATTTTCACACAGGTCACTCATTAAATAAAATTTTAAAAGATATTATCATCAAATCAAAATCGATGTCAGGGTTTCAAACTGATATGATCCCGGGCTGGGATTGCCACGGTTTGCCGATCGAAGTACAAGTGTTAAAGAACCTTGGGAAGGAAGCGAGAAACACGAGTCCGACCGAACTCAGGAAAAAATGCAGGGAATATGCCGCGGAATTCGTAGGTAAACAAGGTGATGACTTAACCCGCTTTCTTTGTTTTTGGGATGAGAATAACAAATATTTGACGATGGCTCCCGAATTCGAAGCGAAGATCGTGGAAGTATTCGGAGGGCTCTTTGAAAAAGGGTATATCTATAAAGGAAAAAAACCTGTCTACTGGTGTATTGATTTGGCGACTGCTCATGCGGAAGCCGAAATAGAATACCAAAATCACACTTCTCCCTCCATCTATGTAAAGTTTCCCATCAAAGGAGAAAAGGACAGTTACTGCCTGATCTGGACGACCACTCCCTGGACCTTACCCGCAAACCTTGCCATTTGTTTTAACGAAAATCTCGACTATGCACTGTTTGATGGTGGCGAACAAGGTAAAATGATTTTGGCAGTGGGTCTTGCGGAAACCGTTGCAGGGAAAACAGGTGTTCCGCTGACAAAGATCAAAGATCTTTCTACGGATGATCTGAGAAATATGATGTTTCGCCATCCTTTCCTGGATCAGGACTCCATTCCTCTTTTCGGAAACCACGTTACTTTGGAAGCGGGAACCGGATGCGTACATACGGCACCGGGTCACGGAACGGACGACTATAGAGTCGGTTCCCTAGCGGGTCTTCCCGCTTATTCTCCTGTAGATGATTACGGTCGTTATACGGACGAATTTCCATTGATGCAAGGTATCAAAATTTGGGATGCCAATCCCAAAATCGTGGAATTACTTCGGGAAAAAGGATTATTACTTCATTACTCCGAATTTCAACATTCCTACCCACATAGTTGGAGAAGTAAAAAACCTCTGATCTTTCGGGCTACACCTCAATGGTTTTTTTCCATAGACCATGACGATTTACGGACAAAATCATTAAAAGCGATCGATTCCGTACAATGGATTCCGGATTGGGGTATCACAAGAATCCGCTCCATGGTGGAGTCAAGACCTGACTGGTGTTTATCGAGACAAAGGAACTGGGGAGTTCCCATCCCTTCGTTTACCTGCAAGTCTTGCGGTGCAACACATTTAACGGCTGATACGATTCGTCATTTTATCGAAATCGTAAAAAAAGAAGGGATCGAAGTTTGGTATGAAAAGGAAGCTGCGGAACTTTTGCCAAAAGATACCAAATGTGAAAAATGCGGATCTACCGAACTTAAACAGGACAAGGATATTTTAGATGTATGGTTTGATTCCGGAGTTTCCAGCTTCGCAGTGTTCGGCGATTCCATCGGAAAGGAACCTGCCGATCTCTATTTGGAAGGTTCTGACCAACACAGAGGATGGTTCCAATCTTCTCTTTGGCCATCAATGGGAATCAGAGGAGTACCTCCATACAAATCGGTATTAACTCACGGATATGTACTGGATGAAAAAGGGCATGCTATGTCCAAGTCTTTGGGAAATGTGATCAACCCTACTACGGACATCATCCAATTGTACGGAGCCGATATTTTAAGGCTTTGGGTTTCCACTCAGGATTTCAGAGACGATGTAAAGATCGGAAAAGATTCCATCAAGATCGTATCCGAAACTTACAGGAAACTAAGAAATACATTCCGTTACCTATTGGGGAACACTTCCGCATCCGCAACGCCTTTGAAACAGGAAGAATTGGAAGAGATAGATGCATTGTATCTTTCTAAACTGTACAACCTAACAGAGGATATAAAAAAATATTACTCTACTTACCAATTCCACCAGGTTTATCAAAAACTTTTACTGTTTTGCACGGTAGATTTATCCCAGGACTATTTTGAAATCATAAGGGACAGAATGTACTGTGATGCAAAAGATTCCAAGACCCGCAAATCTTCCGAATATGCGCTCAGTGTGATTTTGGAAACATTGGCGGTTCTTTCCGCACCCATTCTATCCTTTACGGCGGAAGAAGTTTGGAAAGAGTCCGGCAAAACGGATTCCGTCTTCTTCCATGACTTCCCCGATCTAAGCCGGTTTAAAAACGATAGAACGGAAACAGCCTTTGTAAACGTGTTTGAAACCAAAGAAGCGATTCAAAAGGCTTTGGAAGAAGCCAGACAAAAAGGCAAAATCGGCAAGTCTTTGGAAGCAAAGATCAGTCTGGTTCCCAAATACCCGAACAAAAATCCTCTCTCTTCCTTTACAAACGAACAACTGGAACTGACATTCGTTGTTTCCCAAGTGGATCTTAAAAATTCTTCTTCCGAAGAAGAAGAGCTTGCGAAACTCGGAACAGACTTGTATGATATACGGGTTTTGAAACCGAAAGAAGGAGAATGTCCCCGTTGTTGGCGTCACACTCGGGACATTCACAAAGAAGGAGATCTTTGCAAACGATGCGAAGATGCCGTTCGATAA
- a CDS encoding DoxX family protein, translating into MIGSYFLGGLFIVAGFSHFFLEKFFLRITPPWVPYRRFAVLASGVVEIALGAGVIFHETRSYAAWGLIALLIAVWPANYYHYTSRNKLDPPKWALLLRLPLQIPLILWAYSYT; encoded by the coding sequence ATGATCGGATCTTACTTTTTAGGCGGACTTTTTATCGTAGCGGGGTTTTCCCATTTTTTCTTAGAAAAATTTTTCCTAAGAATCACTCCTCCGTGGGTTCCTTATCGACGTTTTGCAGTTCTTGCCAGTGGGGTTGTTGAAATCGCTCTCGGCGCGGGAGTCATCTTTCACGAAACGAGATCCTATGCTGCTTGGGGTTTGATCGCACTACTTATCGCAGTTTGGCCGGCCAATTACTATCATTATACTTCCCGCAACAAACTGGATCCGCCGAAATGGGCCTTGCTCTTAAGACTTCCTTTGCAAATCCCTCTGATTCTTTGGGCTTATAGTTACACTTAG
- the murJ gene encoding murein biosynthesis integral membrane protein MurJ, with product MIIDKETNVSSTKRSLALSFYTFLSRILGLIRDHFMAVSFGTGMVASAFSVAYRLPNMFRNLLAEGTLSQSFMPIFSEYEAMGKKEARVMAGTVLSFLFLCLSVFVGLFSLLAPHFLPALVGGSPEYGGLVVEISLVLFFLIMTASLSAIFMSISNSHHKYFVPSLSPIILNFSYLFVFILVFPYLNDLRNKVFILAYGIVAGGVLQLLVQGWYVYKLGYGPIFRFNYKHPAIKKIFKLMLPAALGGSFYQIGLLVDIFLANYIQNANPGLGAVVSLDYSQRLVQLPTGIIGVALATTILPSLLKDLRSGYIHRVPKEILDVLSFAFFLTVPASIGLSLLGETVLDAIYFGGRWDSVATATALIPLIFYSIAIPFYSANKVLVSSYYAFQDTKTPLRVQFASFISSIFLSLSLMFFFKHGAIALSSALSASLTAGLLIWFLKKHSVVLPWKDLFFRVRNMILPLIGLTIWLLGTEVYVKPVWMDWGNSILGLGHAMLSRISLVISILPAVLIYFGISVLLKIPESEIILGKFLLRFKRK from the coding sequence ATGATTATCGATAAGGAAACAAATGTTTCCAGTACCAAGCGGAGTTTAGCCCTTTCTTTTTATACTTTTTTATCCCGGATTCTGGGACTCATCCGTGATCATTTTATGGCTGTTAGTTTTGGAACGGGGATGGTTGCTTCCGCTTTCAGTGTAGCTTACAGACTTCCCAATATGTTCCGTAATCTACTCGCGGAAGGAACTCTTTCCCAATCTTTTATGCCGATCTTCTCCGAATACGAAGCTATGGGAAAGAAAGAAGCGAGAGTGATGGCGGGAACAGTTTTGAGTTTTTTGTTTCTATGTTTATCTGTTTTTGTCGGACTTTTTTCTTTGTTAGCTCCTCATTTTTTGCCGGCACTTGTGGGGGGAAGCCCCGAATACGGCGGGCTGGTTGTGGAAATTTCTTTGGTACTTTTCTTTTTGATTATGACTGCGAGTTTGTCCGCAATCTTCATGTCGATCTCAAATTCCCATCATAAGTATTTCGTACCTTCTCTATCTCCGATTATTTTAAACTTCAGTTATCTGTTCGTATTTATCCTTGTGTTTCCTTATTTGAATGATCTTAGAAACAAAGTGTTTATTCTTGCCTATGGAATTGTTGCCGGAGGCGTTTTGCAACTTCTGGTGCAGGGATGGTATGTTTATAAATTAGGATACGGCCCGATTTTCAGATTCAATTACAAACATCCTGCCATAAAAAAGATTTTCAAACTTATGTTGCCAGCTGCGTTAGGCGGTAGTTTTTATCAGATTGGACTGCTTGTGGATATATTTCTCGCAAATTACATTCAGAATGCAAATCCGGGTCTCGGTGCGGTTGTGAGTTTGGATTATTCGCAAAGGCTGGTGCAACTTCCAACGGGAATCATAGGTGTGGCGCTTGCTACCACCATATTGCCTTCTTTGTTGAAGGACTTGAGAAGTGGTTATATTCATCGGGTTCCTAAAGAAATCTTAGATGTTCTGAGTTTTGCCTTTTTTCTGACTGTGCCTGCGAGTATCGGCTTATCATTATTAGGTGAGACGGTATTGGATGCCATCTACTTCGGCGGAAGATGGGATAGTGTTGCTACAGCTACAGCTTTGATCCCTCTGATTTTTTATTCGATAGCGATTCCATTTTACAGTGCAAATAAGGTATTAGTTTCGTCCTACTACGCATTCCAGGACACAAAGACTCCTCTTCGGGTTCAATTTGCATCTTTTATTTCAAGCATTTTCCTTAGTTTATCTTTGATGTTTTTTTTCAAACACGGAGCCATCGCACTTTCTTCAGCGCTCTCCGCCAGTTTGACCGCAGGTCTTTTGATTTGGTTTCTAAAGAAACATTCCGTGGTTTTGCCGTGGAAGGATCTATTCTTTCGTGTTCGGAATATGATTCTTCCTTTGATAGGTCTTACCATCTGGCTTTTGGGAACCGAAGTTTATGTGAAGCCGGTCTGGATGGATTGGGGGAATTCGATTTTGGGACTGGGGCATGCCATGTTATCCCGTATATCTCTCGTTATCTCTATCTTGCCCGCAGTCTTGATTTATTTCGGTATCTCCGTTCTGTTGAAGATCCCCGAATCGGAAATCATTTTGGGAAAATTTCTTCTAAGGTTTAAGAGAAAATAA
- a CDS encoding STAS domain-containing protein: protein MTNQLDRSSEGKVFSIQLKGALDGVSAEDLFRYLESQIENGFSRFLFNFGHVDFITSNGISTLIKIRKRMIGTPGLSYVFYGLGGEAESVLRLLGLYKKLPVKKSLTEAEEYLRSQQTPEKSAARAANAEEEERSRIASQDSKERIRFYYTGSPKSNRGEEVVSKLESYAPSKDAESEIKAPEKGTVNAGHSVPEITKPSEMETILEEKITSLRKEIKETLSFELEKRLSFVTGKETSPETSGPIKIPNYIQPKSKQVSSGFEKIFPCEACGTRLRVTKVGKHQCPTCRTEVYVNNTGSIRFLEKLNT, encoded by the coding sequence ATGACAAATCAATTGGACAGATCCTCGGAAGGTAAAGTATTTTCCATTCAACTCAAAGGCGCCCTGGACGGAGTCAGCGCGGAAGATCTTTTCCGTTATTTGGAATCTCAAATTGAAAACGGATTCTCTCGATTTTTATTTAACTTCGGTCATGTGGACTTCATTACATCCAATGGGATCAGCACATTGATCAAAATCAGAAAAAGGATGATAGGCACTCCGGGGCTTTCCTATGTGTTTTACGGATTAGGTGGAGAAGCCGAGTCCGTATTACGACTTTTAGGTTTATATAAAAAATTGCCGGTTAAAAAAAGCTTAACCGAAGCGGAAGAATATCTTAGATCACAACAAACACCGGAAAAATCCGCCGCGAGAGCTGCGAATGCGGAGGAAGAAGAACGATCCAGAATTGCTTCGCAGGATTCCAAAGAAAGAATTCGATTTTATTATACAGGTTCTCCTAAATCCAATCGGGGTGAGGAAGTTGTTTCCAAATTGGAATCATATGCTCCTTCGAAAGATGCAGAGTCTGAAATAAAAGCCCCGGAAAAAGGGACAGTTAACGCAGGCCATTCCGTTCCTGAGATAACAAAGCCGTCCGAGATGGAAACGATCTTGGAAGAAAAGATAACAAGTCTGAGAAAGGAAATAAAAGAAACATTGTCCTTTGAATTGGAAAAACGACTTTCCTTTGTTACCGGGAAAGAAACTTCTCCGGAGACATCGGGTCCGATTAAAATCCCCAACTACATTCAACCGAAATCAAAACAAGTGTCTTCCGGGTTTGAGAAAATTTTTCCCTGCGAAGCATGCGGTACTAGACTTCGGGTGACCAAAGTGGGAAAACACCAATGCCCGACTTGCAGAACGGAAGTGTATGTAAATAATACCGGTTCCATTCGATTTTTGGAAAAATTGAATACCTGA
- a CDS encoding LIC_12071 family protein yields the protein MFILRSAIYFVLLFFVFEFVALTGVAWSFYESVTTALQQTSVSSNHRVRDLVLALAKTAEPRMNPAGYTELAKTFQRYVEETKKDSEKFTISEIKLYSTTGILLSSSVEEDLKESPEKRKPDEELIKQTFFKKAIRMRKWEWSSPDSEDSKLGVSLPNLPDFAKNLLKLFPLARANEVRIYAPIYHETKLDVLGAVVLKYQRGNLSHLFEKQFELALWLLINYSVVAFIGSAFLWVIFFLFHYFARKEGEGVSELAPVQGELPSLIEKKTIISSEVVTTQTTAVKPLEEIRETKISKSEPDIIVPETLTQKEPTSLHQSKDVLDAIFLG from the coding sequence GTGTTCATTCTAAGATCAGCTATATATTTTGTTTTATTATTCTTTGTCTTTGAATTTGTAGCACTCACCGGAGTGGCATGGTCTTTTTACGAATCCGTAACAACTGCCTTGCAACAAACTTCCGTTTCGTCGAATCATCGGGTTCGCGATTTGGTATTGGCACTTGCCAAAACGGCAGAACCTAGAATGAATCCGGCCGGATACACGGAACTTGCAAAAACATTCCAACGTTATGTGGAAGAGACAAAAAAGGATTCCGAAAAATTTACGATCTCTGAAATTAAACTTTATTCCACGACAGGAATTCTTCTTTCTTCTTCCGTTGAAGAGGATTTGAAAGAAAGTCCGGAAAAAAGAAAACCCGACGAAGAATTAATAAAACAAACATTTTTTAAAAAAGCAATCCGTATGCGTAAATGGGAATGGTCTTCTCCCGATTCGGAAGATTCCAAGTTAGGTGTTAGTTTGCCCAATCTTCCCGATTTCGCAAAAAATCTGTTAAAATTATTTCCTTTGGCACGCGCCAATGAAGTTCGTATTTACGCTCCCATCTATCACGAAACAAAATTAGATGTGTTAGGTGCTGTTGTGCTTAAATACCAAAGGGGAAATCTTTCCCATCTGTTTGAAAAACAATTCGAATTGGCTCTTTGGTTACTCATCAATTACAGTGTGGTTGCATTTATCGGCAGCGCTTTTCTTTGGGTGATCTTCTTTTTGTTTCATTATTTTGCAAGAAAGGAAGGAGAAGGTGTTTCCGAGCTTGCACCCGTACAAGGGGAATTGCCTTCTTTGATTGAGAAAAAAACTATTATCAGTTCGGAAGTTGTTACGACACAAACAACTGCGGTAAAACCTCTTGAAGAAATAAGGGAAACAAAAATTTCAAAATCGGAACCGGATATCATCGTTCCGGAAACATTAACTCAGAAAGAACCGACATCCTTGCATCAATCCAAAGATGTTTTGGATGCCATTTTTTTAGGATAA
- the lipB gene encoding lipoyl(octanoyl) transferase LipB, whose translation MTKFLHSSRFPSFYLSQPISYHRYLSYQEVARNERKESILFLEHSPSLTGGVSAKAENLLVTEESLAERGVELVRIQRGGDFTAHEPGQIVGYPHIDLRQREIRLGDYLQKLTYSIRNAVLEIWNVELVENREAPGLYLADSPEKKMVSIGVLAKSYFTSFGFALNGVNDLSTFRLINPCGMSAGNMVSLSGLGKVKDWEKERLRFAGAFLFHLDKLLG comes from the coding sequence ATGACAAAGTTTCTCCATTCTAGCAGGTTTCCGTCCTTTTATTTATCTCAGCCTATTTCTTATCATCGGTATCTAAGCTACCAGGAAGTTGCTAGAAACGAGAGAAAGGAATCTATTTTGTTTCTGGAACACAGTCCATCTTTGACAGGAGGGGTCAGCGCGAAAGCGGAAAATCTACTGGTTACGGAAGAGAGTTTGGCAGAAAGGGGAGTGGAGCTCGTTCGCATCCAAAGAGGAGGAGATTTTACGGCACATGAACCGGGCCAAATCGTAGGTTATCCACATATTGATCTGCGACAAAGAGAAATCCGTTTGGGGGATTATCTGCAAAAACTGACTTATTCCATTCGAAACGCAGTGCTTGAAATTTGGAATGTGGAACTTGTGGAAAACCGGGAAGCTCCCGGACTTTATCTGGCGGATTCTCCCGAAAAGAAAATGGTTTCGATCGGAGTGCTCGCAAAGTCGTATTTTACAAGCTTTGGATTTGCTCTCAATGGAGTGAATGACCTTTCCACATTTCGACTGATCAATCCTTGCGGGATGAGTGCAGGCAATATGGTATCTCTCTCCGGATTGGGAAAGGTAAAAGATTGGGAGAAGGAAAGATTGAGGTTTGCCGGTGCGTTTTTATTTCATTTGGATAAGCTCTTGGGATAA
- a CDS encoding type II toxin-antitoxin system antitoxin SocA domain-containing protein, whose product MEKLCHAILWILEKSPNGRSRLDLAKLLYYSDGVHFQKHASMITTGIYIHLEDSPYPVKLNEALLFLKEKGHIDASPVISAKGIQGFSLRFLQPIDGLILSREEKRVMMKVVEAFRGKVVDESRHYPNLYENYVVTPLYDSIPFAIERINTKIHVLVQKSLLQLSGKMFRVLFERSPE is encoded by the coding sequence ATGGAGAAACTTTGTCATGCGATACTTTGGATCCTAGAAAAATCCCCGAACGGACGGAGCCGCTTGGATTTGGCGAAACTTCTCTATTATTCGGACGGAGTTCATTTTCAAAAACATGCAAGCATGATTACCACGGGAATCTATATCCATTTGGAAGATTCCCCGTATCCGGTCAAACTGAACGAAGCACTTCTATTTCTGAAAGAAAAAGGCCATATTGACGCATCTCCCGTGATTTCTGCAAAAGGAATCCAAGGATTTTCCCTCCGTTTTTTGCAACCGATCGACGGTCTAATCCTTAGTAGAGAAGAAAAAAGAGTCATGATGAAGGTAGTGGAGGCATTTCGCGGCAAAGTCGTGGATGAAAGCCGCCATTACCCCAATTTATATGAAAATTACGTCGTCACACCATTATATGATTCCATCCCGTTTGCAATAGAAAGGATCAATACCAAAATCCATGTGTTGGTTCAAAAAAGCCTTTTGCAGTTGTCGGGCAAAATGTTTAGGGTTTTATTTGAGAGGTCTCCGGAATGA
- the panD gene encoding aspartate 1-decarboxylase has protein sequence MMITVCKAKIHRAIVTEAELHYEGSLTVDQDLMDLAGMRPYEQVSVVNVNNGARFETYLIVGERGSGTICLNGAAARLGMKGDKVIIITYGQIDEKELSKDYKPQIVFVDENNHPKKA, from the coding sequence ATGATGATCACAGTTTGCAAAGCAAAAATCCATAGGGCAATCGTCACTGAAGCCGAATTGCACTATGAGGGAAGCCTAACGGTAGACCAGGATTTAATGGATCTTGCCGGAATGCGCCCGTACGAGCAGGTTTCCGTTGTAAATGTAAACAACGGGGCAAGGTTTGAAACCTACCTGATTGTAGGGGAAAGAGGCTCAGGAACGATTTGTTTGAACGGTGCTGCGGCCCGTTTGGGGATGAAAGGGGACAAAGTCATCATCATCACATACGGCCAAATCGACGAAAAAGAGCTTTCCAAAGATTATAAACCGCAGATCGTTTTCGTAGATGAAAACAATCATCCGAAAAAAGCCTAA
- a CDS encoding fatty acid desaturase — translation MKPSYSVSELKNQIPELAFQPSLFLSLFYFFFDIGILALIYLAAFHLNSVWFLPFFWFASGTMMWALFVVGHDCGHGSFSKVRWLNFFIGHLAHTPILVPFHGWKVSHRTHHNNTGNIDKDESWHPLTEDQYKNADALTLFARFKLFLFVFPLYLFVRSTGRDGSHFHPNSPLFPDGERKNALISTIWILAMASFLSWIVWQYGVLFFITYYFIPYTVFVVWLSLVTYLHHTDVSLPWYRGDAWNYVDGALSTIDRSYGIFENIHHNIGTHVVHHLFPTIPHYRLKLAKQGLKEYLGEDYRETKESVWASLFKSMRECIVVPNEGTKVFYKKPDLTQN, via the coding sequence ATGAAACCTTCTTATTCCGTAAGCGAACTCAAAAATCAAATTCCTGAGTTAGCATTCCAGCCATCCCTCTTCCTAAGCCTGTTTTATTTCTTCTTCGACATAGGGATTTTGGCTCTTATTTATCTAGCCGCCTTCCACCTAAACAGCGTTTGGTTCCTTCCTTTCTTTTGGTTTGCTTCGGGCACAATGATGTGGGCATTATTTGTAGTCGGGCATGATTGCGGACACGGATCTTTTTCCAAGGTCAGATGGTTGAATTTTTTCATCGGTCATTTGGCTCACACTCCCATACTTGTTCCGTTTCACGGATGGAAAGTAAGTCACCGCACACACCATAACAACACTGGAAATATAGATAAAGATGAAAGTTGGCACCCTCTGACGGAAGACCAATATAAAAATGCGGATGCATTGACTCTGTTCGCTCGCTTCAAACTGTTTTTATTCGTATTTCCTCTTTATCTTTTCGTTCGCTCCACAGGGAGAGACGGATCTCATTTTCATCCGAATAGCCCTCTCTTTCCCGATGGAGAAAGAAAAAACGCACTGATCAGCACAATTTGGATTTTAGCGATGGCTTCTTTTTTGTCCTGGATCGTTTGGCAGTATGGGGTTCTGTTTTTTATTACATACTATTTTATACCTTACACGGTATTTGTAGTTTGGCTTTCTTTGGTTACCTATCTGCATCATACAGACGTCTCCCTTCCCTGGTACAGAGGTGACGCTTGGAATTATGTAGATGGGGCTTTGTCTACAATCGATAGATCCTATGGTATCTTTGAAAACATTCATCATAACATCGGCACCCATGTAGTGCATCATCTGTTTCCCACCATCCCTCACTACCGCCTCAAGCTTGCCAAACAGGGTTTAAAGGAGTATTTGGGAGAAGATTATAGGGAAACCAAAGAATCCGTCTGGGCCTCTCTATTTAAGAGTATGAGAGAATGTATCGTGGTTCCCAACGAGGGAACCAAAGTATTCTATAAAAAGCCGGATCTCACTCAAAATTAA
- a CDS encoding TRL domain-containing protein: MKKYIALTAVFAVAIAIACSGGGYSAPSGSIIQDTSLALRNDTFAPGTPVGAKTGEACATGYLGIVSSGDASLKAAAAAGGISKIYYTDFKNDNLLGSVISKTCTIARGD; this comes from the coding sequence ATGAAAAAATATATTGCTCTAACAGCAGTTTTCGCAGTTGCGATCGCAATCGCTTGTTCTGGTGGTGGTTACTCGGCTCCGTCTGGATCTATCATCCAAGACACTAGCCTTGCTCTAAGAAACGACACTTTTGCTCCTGGTACTCCAGTAGGTGCAAAAACAGGTGAAGCTTGTGCAACAGGATATCTTGGAATCGTTTCTAGCGGAGATGCATCCCTTAAAGCTGCTGCTGCTGCTGGTGGAATTTCAAAAATCTACTACACAGACTTTAAAAATGACAACCTTCTTGGATCTGTTATTTCTAAAACTTGTACAATCGCTCGCGGAGACTAA